The Platichthys flesus chromosome 8, fPlaFle2.1, whole genome shotgun sequence genome has a window encoding:
- the prelid1a gene encoding PRELI domain containing 1a, whose protein sequence is MVKYFSCAGLLQSSWDQVCIAFWQRYPNPYSNHVLTEDIIFREVTPSNCLISRRLLTKVSRAPRWMERYLPKHMASHAYIIEDSVLDPQKKTMTTLTWNLSHARLMSVEERCEYGINPDNSSWTELKREAWISSNVYGLSRAIQEFGLARFKTSVTKTMKGFEYVLARMQGETPSRTLTETATERARETAMAAKEKAKDFASHAQKKQYV, encoded by the exons ATGGTGAAATACTTCAGCTGCGCCGGTTTGCTCCAAAGTAGCTGGGACCAAGTGTGTATCGCTTTCTGGCAGCGGTATCCCAACccctacag TAACCATGTTTTGACTGAAGACATCATATTCAGGGAGGTTACTCCATCCAACTGCCTGATTTCCAGACGTCTGTTGACCAAAGTCAGTCGAGCGCCTCGCTGGATGGAGCGGTACCTTCCAAAGCACATGGCCAGCCACGCCTACATCATCGAGGACTCTGTCTTGGACCCTCAAAAAAAGACCATGACCACACTCACATGGAACCTCAGCCACGCTCGCCTCATG TCTGTGGAAGAGCGCTGCGAGTACGGAATTAACCCTGACAACAGCAGCTGGACAGAGTTGAAGAGAGAAGCTTGGATCTCCTCCAATGTCTATGGGCTCTCTAGAGCTATTCAG GAATTTGGCCTCGCAAGGTTCAAGACCAGTGTCACAAAGACCATGAAGGGGTTTGAATATGTACTGGCCAGAATGCAAG GTGAAACTCCATCCAGGACCTTGACAGAAACGGCCAcggagcgagcgagagagacagcaaTGGCAGCTAAGGAGAAAGCAAAAGACTTTGCATCACATGCCCAGAAGAAACAATATGTATGA